One Natator depressus isolate rNatDep1 chromosome 6, rNatDep2.hap1, whole genome shotgun sequence DNA window includes the following coding sequences:
- the LOC141988469 gene encoding LOW QUALITY PROTEIN: claudin-9-like (The sequence of the model RefSeq protein was modified relative to this genomic sequence to represent the inferred CDS: inserted 1 base in 1 codon; deleted 2 bases in 2 codons), whose protein sequence is MASAGLEILGMGLCIFGWLGSIISCALPTWKVTAFIGNNIVTAQTIWEGLWMNCIVQSTGQMQCKVYDSMLALPQDLQAARALTVISVLLALLALLVSVVGAKCTNCVEDEGTKARIMIVSGVVFMVSGILCLIPVCWSANTIIRDFYNPLVSEALKRELGXALYVGWAAAALLVLGGALLCCSCPPRSERYPPRVGYMAAARSGLGSGVDKRDYV, encoded by the exons atGGCTTCTGCAGGGCTGGAGATCTTGGGCATGGGGCTATGCATCTTCGGCTGGCTGGGCTCCATCATCTCCTGCGCCCTGCCCACGTGGAAGGTGACGGCCTTCATCGGCAACAACATCGTGACGGCGCAGACCATCTGGGAGGGCCTGTGGATGAACTGCATCGTGCAGAGCACGGGCCAGATGCAGTGCAAGGTCTACGACTCCATGCTGGCGCTGCCCCAGGACCTGCAGGCCGCCCGCGCCCTCACGGTCATCTCAGTGCTGCTGGCCCTGCTGGCCTTGCTGGTGAGCGTCGTGGGCGCCAAGTGCACCAACTGCGTGGAGGACGAGGGCACCAAGGCACGGATCATGATCGTCTCCGGCGTCGTCTTCATGGTCTCCGGCATCCTCTGCCTCATC CCCGTGTGCTGGTCGGCCAACACCATCATCCGGGACTTCTACAACCCGTTGGTGTCCGAAGCCCTGAAGCGGGAGCTGG CCGCGCTATACGTGGGGTGGGCAGCCGCAGCCCTGCTGGTTCTCGGGGGGGCTCTGCTTTGCTGCTCCTGCCCGCCCCGCTCCGAGAGATACCCACCCCGGGTCGGG TACATGGCGGCTGCGAGGTCCGGGTTGGGCAGCGGGGTGGACAAGAGGGACTATGTGtga
- the LOC141988470 gene encoding claudin-4-like, with amino-acid sequence MASAGLQILGMALSVVGWLGSIISCALPMWKVTAFIGNNIVTAQTIWEGLWMNCIVQSTGQMQCKVYDSMLALPQDLQAARALLVISVLLALLALLVSIVGAKCTNCVEDEGTKARIMIVSGAVFVVSGILCLIPVCWSANTIIRDFYNPLVSEAQKRELGASLYIGWAAAALLVLGGALLCCTCPEKNTNYSARYTAAASQPRSDYPSKNYV; translated from the coding sequence ATGGCTTCAGCCGGTCTCCAGATCTTGGGCATGGCGCTCTCGGTGGTGGGCTGGCTGGGCTCCATCATCTCCTGTGCCCTGCCCATGTGGAAGGTGACGGCCTTCATCGGCAACAACATCGTGACGGCGCAGACCATCTGGGAGGGCCTGTGGATGAACTGCATCGTGCAGAGCACGGGCCAGATGCAGTGCAAGGTCTATGACTCCATGCTGGCGCTGCCCCAGGACCTGCAGGCCGCCCGTGCCCTCTTGGTCATCTCGGTGCTGCTGGCCCTGCTGGCCTTGCTGGTGAGCATCGTGGGCGCCAAGTGCACCAACTGCGTGGAGGACGAGGGCACCAAGGCACGGATCATGATCGTCTCTGGCGCCGTCTTCGTGGTCTCTGGCATCCTCTGCCTCATCCCCGTGTGCTGGTCGGCCAACACCATCATCCGGGACTTCTACAACCCGCTGGTGTCCGAAGCCCAGAAGCGGGAGCTGGGGGCCTCGCTCTACATCGGCTGGGCCGCCGCGGCCCTGCTGGTTCTGGGGGGCGCCCTCCTCTGCTGCACCTGTCCCGAGAAGAACACCAACTACAGTGCCCGTTACACGGCTGCCGCCTCCCAGCCCCGCAGTGACTACCCCAGCAAGAACTACGTCTGA